A single region of the Hyphomicrobiales bacterium genome encodes:
- a CDS encoding conserved hypothetical protein (Evidence 4 : Unknown function but conserved in other organisms), producing MDNARDAAPWPTELRLSSDKRTLTIAFDDGQTFALSAEYLRVKSPSAEVRGHSPSDRKTVGGKINVTILSIERMGHYAVRPVFDDMHDTGIYTWEYLHELGAQQSQIWSAYLDELDRKGLRREPIVSG from the coding sequence ATGGACAATGCGCGGGATGCGGCACCATGGCCGACGGAATTGCGCCTCTCGTCTGACAAGCGCACGCTGACGATTGCCTTCGACGACGGCCAGACATTCGCCTTGAGCGCTGAATATCTCAGGGTCAAAAGCCCATCGGCCGAGGTCCGGGGCCATTCGCCGAGCGACCGCAAAACCGTCGGTGGCAAGATCAACGTCACCATCCTGTCGATCGAGCGGATGGGACACTATGCCGTACGCCCCGTCTTCGACGACATGCATGACACCGGCATCTACACCTGGGAATATCTCCACGAACTCGGCGCTCAACAGTCGCAGATATGGTCAGCCTATCTCGATGAGCTTGACCGCAAAGGCCTCAGGCGCGAGCCGATTGTCAGCGGGTAG
- a CDS encoding TRAP-type mannitol/chloroaromatic compound transport system permease small subunit, protein MRHLLAFSRLIDGISKSFGNVADWFVLGACLISAGNAVVRYLFSFSTNGMLEIQWYLFAGIVFLGAQHTLCMNEHVRVDLVYGNVSDRGRLWIDALGLAFLLIPGSILLAYLSFPFFWQSFRIHEMSQNAGGLILWPVKMLLPVGFTLMALQGLSELIKRIAALRNELKLETKYEKPLQ, encoded by the coding sequence ATGCGCCATTTGCTTGCCTTCAGTCGCCTGATCGACGGGATCAGCAAGTCTTTCGGCAATGTTGCCGACTGGTTCGTACTCGGGGCCTGCCTGATCAGTGCGGGTAACGCCGTCGTCCGCTATCTGTTCAGTTTCAGCACCAATGGCATGCTCGAAATTCAGTGGTATCTCTTCGCGGGGATCGTGTTCCTGGGTGCGCAGCATACGCTGTGCATGAATGAACATGTTCGCGTCGATCTGGTCTACGGTAACGTATCGGATCGCGGGCGGTTGTGGATTGATGCATTGGGGCTCGCCTTCCTGCTTATTCCAGGCAGCATTCTGCTTGCCTATCTTTCCTTTCCATTCTTCTGGCAGTCGTTCCGCATCCATGAGATGTCACAGAATGCGGGCGGGCTGATCCTGTGGCCTGTCAAGATGCTGCTGCCGGTCGGGTTTACGCTGATGGCCCTGCAAGGGCTTTCGGAATTGATCAAGCGCATCGCCGCGTTGCGCAACGAGTTAAAGCTCGAAACCAAATATGAGAAGCCGCTCCAATAG
- a CDS encoding Lipoprotein-anchoring transpeptidase ErfK/SrfK produces MSAKLVAFAGVFCAAILATPASAYQIDPLTRQPLATQPESFRPQASAIPREIVTYTGPHGPGTIVVSTSERRLYLVQPGGTAIRYGVGVGRPGFTWGGTKTVTQKREWPGWTPPPQMLKRRPDLPRHMAGGPDNPLGARALYLGSTLYRIHGSNEPDSIGQAVSSGCFRMMNEDVIDLYGRVGVGTRVVVQR; encoded by the coding sequence ATGAGTGCGAAGCTTGTAGCTTTCGCGGGCGTTTTTTGTGCCGCCATTCTCGCTACCCCCGCAAGCGCTTACCAAATTGATCCGTTGACACGGCAGCCACTTGCCACACAGCCGGAGAGCTTCCGGCCGCAGGCATCGGCAATTCCGCGCGAAATCGTCACCTATACCGGCCCGCACGGGCCAGGCACCATCGTCGTTTCCACCTCGGAACGGAGGCTCTACCTGGTGCAGCCGGGCGGCACCGCGATCCGCTATGGCGTCGGCGTCGGCCGGCCTGGCTTCACGTGGGGCGGAACCAAGACTGTCACTCAGAAGCGCGAATGGCCGGGCTGGACGCCACCGCCGCAAATGCTGAAGCGGCGCCCGGATCTGCCCCGCCACATGGCTGGCGGCCCGGACAACCCGCTTGGCGCCCGCGCGCTCTATCTTGGCTCGACGCTCTACCGCATCCACGGCTCCAACGAGCCCGATTCCATCGGTCAGGCCGTCTCGTCCGGATGCTTCCGCATGATGAACGAGGACGTCATCGACCTTTACGGCCGCGTCGGCGTCGGCACGCGCGTCGTCGTTCAGCGTTGA
- the moaA gene encoding GTP 3',8-cyclase, translated as MLTPLQSLERAVPFVDPFGRAITYLRVSVTDRCDLRCVYCMAEDMHFLPKRDLLSLEELNRLCSAFVRRGVRKLRITGGEPLVRRDILSLFKSLSRHLDAGDLDELTLTTNGTQLARHAEALAACGVRRINVSLDTLDPVKFRTITRWGDLDRVFEGLAAARAAGLAIKINTVALKGVNDQEIPDLIAWAHGQGMDLTLIEVMPLGEIEPGRIDQFLPLSLVRAGLKQHYTLEDLDDRTGGPARYVRLRETGGRLGFITPMTHNFCESCNRVRVTCTGTLYMCLGQEDAADLREPLRASENDALLEQAIAEAITRKPKGHDFIIDRRRARPAVGRHMSVTGG; from the coding sequence ATGCTGACGCCGTTGCAAAGCCTCGAAAGGGCGGTTCCCTTCGTCGACCCCTTCGGGCGTGCGATCACCTATCTGCGGGTATCGGTGACCGACCGTTGTGACTTGCGCTGCGTCTATTGCATGGCAGAAGACATGCACTTCCTGCCGAAGCGCGACCTGCTGTCGCTCGAGGAACTCAACCGCCTATGCAGCGCCTTCGTGCGGCGCGGCGTGCGCAAGCTGCGCATCACCGGCGGCGAACCGCTCGTCCGGCGCGATATCCTCAGCCTGTTCAAGTCACTCTCGCGGCATCTCGATGCCGGTGATCTCGATGAGCTGACACTCACCACCAACGGCACCCAGCTTGCCCGGCACGCCGAGGCACTGGCGGCATGCGGCGTGCGGCGGATCAACGTGTCTCTCGACACGCTCGATCCGGTGAAGTTCCGCACCATCACGCGCTGGGGTGATCTCGACCGCGTTTTCGAAGGGCTGGCCGCCGCACGCGCCGCGGGCCTCGCGATAAAGATCAACACCGTCGCGCTCAAGGGCGTCAACGACCAGGAGATCCCGGATCTGATCGCCTGGGCCCACGGTCAGGGTATGGACCTCACATTGATCGAGGTCATGCCGCTCGGCGAGATCGAGCCCGGCCGCATCGACCAGTTCCTGCCTCTGTCGCTCGTACGGGCCGGGCTCAAGCAACACTATACCCTGGAAGATCTGGACGACCGCACCGGTGGCCCCGCGCGCTATGTCAGGCTGCGCGAGACGGGCGGGCGCCTCGGCTTCATCACGCCGATGACGCACAATTTCTGCGAAAGCTGCAACCGCGTGCGCGTCACCTGCACCGGTACGCTCTATATGTGCCTCGGCCAGGAGGATGCCGCCGATCTGCGGGAGCCTTTGCGCGCCAGCGAAAATGACGCGCTGCTCGAGCAGGCGATCGCCGAGGCAATCACGCGCAAGCCGAAGGGCCACGACTTCATCATCGACCGGAGACGAGCCCGCCCCGCCGTCGGCCGCCATATGAGCGTGACGGGCGGCTGA